In Rutidosis leptorrhynchoides isolate AG116_Rl617_1_P2 chromosome 2, CSIRO_AGI_Rlap_v1, whole genome shotgun sequence, one genomic interval encodes:
- the LOC139889184 gene encoding secreted RxLR effector protein 161-like yields the protein MEDEAELTDKGQYQRIDAEKLIYVSHTRPDIAHAVGVVSQFMHQPQVHHMKAAMRIIRYLKKTPGHGVVFKRNEHLETQIYTDASWTGEKRDRRSTSGFFTIVRGNLVAWRSKKQKAFSLSSTESEFRGIAKGVVEALWIRKLLTEVGFPPKETNQIFCDNEVAIAISENPVQHDRTKHVEIERHFIREKLDGEIISLPSIRSEDQLANILTKSVNGRLLAKFLSS from the coding sequence ATGGAAGATGAGGCTGAGCTAACCgataaagggcaataccaaaggataGACGCGGAAAAACTCATTTATGTTTCTCACACTCGaccagatatagcacatgcagtcggAGTTGTAAGCCAATTTATGCATCAACCTCAAGTTCACCATATGAAAGCTGCAATGAGGATCATCCGATACCTAAAGAAGACACCAGGCCATGGAGTTGTATTTAAAAGAAATGAGCATCTAGAAACACAAATATATACGGATGCAAGTTGGACTGGAGAAAAAAGAGATAGAAGATCTACATCAGGATTCTTTACAATTGTGAGAGGAAACTTAGTGGCATGGAGAAGCAAGAAACAAAAAGCCTTTTCTCTTTCAAGTACCGAATCTGAATTTAGAGGGATAGCAAAGGGTGTAGTCGAAGCATTATGGATTCGAAAATTATTAACTGAAGTCGGATTCCCACCAAAAGAAACTAATCAAATTTTCTGCGACAACGAAGTAGCCATTGCCATCTCAGAAAACCCAGTACAACATGACAGAACCAAACATGTTGAAATAGAAAGACACTTTATAAGAGAAAAATTAGATGGAGAAATAATTTCTCTCCCGTCCATCAGATCAGAAGATCAGCTAGCCAACATCCTCACCAAGTCAGTAAATGGAAGACTTTTAGCTAAGTTCTTGTCAAGTTGA
- the LOC139889185 gene encoding uncharacterized protein — MCKAYRKSDFDHHYGILARRIPDSARTLTTVGFNRWSRHHADRVRYAYLTSNSAESMNALSVHARKLPITMLLEFFRASVQQWFWEHRNTADGLTTPVTPYAERKLGKRNRKSISWTVKPISQVKFEVLDMKKGGKVNLQDKTCTCKQWQFSGIPCGHVMAVARYFVLRNVTTHVQKYFHTETYKSAYMEDINPLDHISEWIDPGHLQTVLPPLVTKRQSGRPKSTARIPSQGEDKDNFKSKRKCSRCLEYGHTRSTCTAHYDLSEGKQKSKCNSKTKVKPKGLVKGKGKGKREDSCSTQFGSTYNLSDD; from the coding sequence ATGTGCAAAGCGTATAGAAAATCTGATTTTGATCACCACTATGGTATACTAGCACGACGTATCCCAGACAGTGCACGTACACTCACTACTGTTGGGTTCAACAGATGGTCTAGACATCATGCAGATCGTGTTCGGTATGCTTACCTAACTTCTAATAGTGCAGAGTCAATGAACGCACTGTCAGTTCATGCGAGGAAACTCCCGATTACAATGCTTCTTGAATTCTTTAGAGCTTCAGTTCAACAATGGTTTTGGGAACACCGAAACACTGCCGATGGTTTAACAACCCCTGTCACACCATATGCAGAGCGTAAGCTTGGTAAAAGAAATCGTAAGTCTATTAGTTGGACTGTCAAACCGATATCACAAGTTAAGTTTGAGGTATTGGATATGAAAAAAGGCGGTAAAGTCAATCTACAAGATAAAACTTGCACATGTAAACAATGGCAGTTTTCCGGTATACCCTGTGGACATGTAATGGCAGTAGCAAGGTATTTTGTCCTACGTAACGTTACTACACACGTTCAGAAGTATTTCCACACTGAAACGTACAAGTCGGCATACATGGAAGATATTAACCCGCTAGATCATATTTCTGAATGGATAGATCCAGGACACCTACAAACCGTCCTACCGCCATTGGTTACAAAGCGACAATCGGGTAGACCGAAGAGTACTGCTCGTATACCGTCCCAAGGAGAGGACAAAGACAATTTCAAATCTAAAAGAAAATGCAGTCGTTGCTTGGAATATGGACATACTAGATCAACTTGCACCGCACATTATGATCTTTCTGAAGGTAAACAAAAGTCCAAGTGTAACTCAAAAACGAAGGTAAAGCCGAAGGGGTTGGTAAAGGGCAAGGGTAAAGGAAAACGTGAAGACTCATGCTCAACACAATTTGGCTCCACTTACAATTTGAGTGATGATTAG